The window ACATCTTAACCGGATGCTTTTTCTTGACATTTTACCGGAAGCTTCCTCGCAGGCATAAAATAATATATAGAATAGTAAGCAGGAGTGTAAGAGAAGGAGTGTAAGAGAAGGAGTACCATGCTTGAAACCCTGAGTGCCTTTATTACTGATTATGGTTACCTGAACCTTTTTATCCTTAGTTTTCTGGCTTCTACGGTTTTACCTTTCGGGTCGGAAGCTCTGGTAATCGCTTTAGTTTACCAGGGGTTTAGCCCTTTTACTGTTGTCATGGTAGCCACTACTGGCAATTTTCTCGGGGCATGCACCACTTACTACCTGGGTTTAAAAGGACGGCATGTGCTTGAAAAGTATCTTTCTCCTTCCCCTGAAAAACTCGAGAAAAGTGAACAGCTTTTTAACAAATATGGAGTCTATACCCTTCTTTTCACCTGGGTACCGGGTATAGGGGATGTGATTACCATGGTTGCGGGGCTTATGCAACTTCCTTTCAGGTCTTTTTCAATCCTGGTCTTTCTGGGGAAATTCGGGCGTTATTTAGTAATTGCTTATTCGATAGTGCTTTTGAATGGCGGATTTTGAGGTATGCCAATTGGCAAAACGAATCTAAAGGCTTCTCATCGGGAAAAGGAGATTTGAGGCTTCAAATAGTAATATGAGATTTGGAGCTTGCAAATAGTAAAAGTAAAAGGAGCTTAAAAATCCTTCAGCCGCCAGTAAATTGTATTTACGATTTTTGTTGCGAGCAACTTTGATCTTTTCAAATCCGGTTTATTCAGGTTTTGCTTTTTCCTTGTTTTGACTGCATTTCCATTTTCAAACGACTATTCCTTATTCCGGGAGGTTCTCCTTTTAAATTTTCTTATATTTTTACCACTGTAGGCCCTTTCTGGCGATCTTGTTTCAAGATTTTTTTCTCTAAACGAACCAAATGGATATATTTATATATCTCAGGGTACAATATATTTTTGCTAAAGCAATTTTAGTTGATTTTTATTTGCTTTGCTTGCCATTTTGACCTATCTTCCGGGTCCTCAAAACAGAATCAATGCTCGATTATAACCTCCATTTTTATTTTTTTTATTTTTTTCCTTTTATTTGCATATTTAGCATTTTTGCGCAACTTTACTTTCTATAAGTCTTTTTCCCGGTTCTTGATACTGGAATTAGTTAATCTTTTCATCCTCTTATCTTACTTATGTCTCTAGCTGTGGATTTCCCTTATAATTATTACCAATCAACATAATATCCATACGGATTTATATAATATATTACTCAAGTTTGCTTGTTCTGTCCTATCTGCCCCAAAGTTAGAGAGTTGCATTACCTTCTAACTAATTTTATGGGTTCTTACGTACCTGCTTCTCCTTCACCGTAACCTTTATGTATTCTTCAACTCAATTTAACTTGTTTTCATACTCATTAATATTTACTTGATATCCCTTATGGTGACCTCATGCATATAATGGAAGGATTTTTACCAACGCCCTGGTGGCAAATCTGGTTTGCAGTCTCAATACCAGTGATAGCATATGGTATTTACAAAATGGACAAGCTGATTAAAGAAAAAAGGGAGATATTACCTCTCCTTGCTGTCGCAGGTGCATTTATCTTTGTACTTTCCTCCCTTAAAATGCCTTCTGTTACCGGAAGCTGTTCTCACCCCACAGGAACCGGTGTGGCCGCAATCATGTTTGGGCCTGCGATTACTGCAGTTCTCTCGACAATTGTGCTTATTTACCAGGCTCTCTTCCTTGCTCATGGAGGACTTACAACCCTTGGAGCAAATGTCT is drawn from Methanosarcina lacustris Z-7289 and contains these coding sequences:
- a CDS encoding YqaA family protein gives rise to the protein MLETLSAFITDYGYLNLFILSFLASTVLPFGSEALVIALVYQGFSPFTVVMVATTGNFLGACTTYYLGLKGRHVLEKYLSPSPEKLEKSEQLFNKYGVYTLLFTWVPGIGDVITMVAGLMQLPFRSFSILVFLGKFGRYLVIAYSIVLLNGGF